CGTCGCGCCTGGAGTGCCGATCCCGCCATTCGCGACTTCATCGGGCTTGCGGAAAACGCCTGGGACTTCAACGATCCGACCGCAATGCCGGGCTTTGGCCCACTGGATTGCTCGGAAGCAGAACTGGCCGCGTTCGTGGACAGAATCTTCGGCGGCCTCAGCAAGGCAGCCGAGACGCTGCCTGAGACTCCGGTTGAAGTCACGGATTCTTCGCCGGAATTGCAGCAGGTCGAGAGATCGAGTGTTGAGATCGTCGCCGAGCAAGCCCGGCCTTCACCTGTTCCTGCTGCATCGCAACTAACGGTGGCTGAAAGCACTGGAGGCGAACAGCCGTCGAGTCCTCGCCGCACCCATGGCGGAGCGCTGCCTCGCTAGGCTCCGACGAACGGCTATAGCCTCAGACTATGGGGAGGCGATTGACCCTCAGTTGGGCCGGGACTACGCTTGGTCTAGCGCTTTGTAGCGAAAGCAAAATCAGCACCCGGGACTTGGATGGAGGTCCACGTGCGTGATGATGGCCTTGAGCGAGCCATATGCGCCGCTGGCGGCGTTGCAGGACTCGCGCGCAAAATTGGCATCAGCCAACCCTCCGTTTCGAACTGGAGCAAGGTGCCAGCACAACGGGTGATGGCGGTCGAAGCGGCCACCGGCGTATCGCGCCAGGACTTGCGGCCCGATCTGTACAGCGAGCCGCTTGTGTCCGAAGAGCTGATTGAACCCGTCGATGCGGCGCGTGCGCGAGAATATCTGCTGCTCGCGACGCTCTTGTCCGCGGCACCGTCTAGAAGGCTGCTCGATCAACTGGCCGCATTGAACGGTGATGCGACGCCGCTCGGGTGCGCGCATGCCGGGCTGGCCGCAGCCGCCGCCAATGCAGTCGCAGCCAAGGTCGAGCGCGAACATTTCGATCTGTTCGTCGGTCTCGGCCGCGGCGAGCTGTTGCCTTATGCCTCCTAC
The genomic region above belongs to Bradyrhizobium arachidis and contains:
- a CDS encoding molecular chaperone TorD family protein, whose amino-acid sequence is MRDDGLERAICAAGGVAGLARKIGISQPSVSNWSKVPAQRVMAVEAATGVSRQDLRPDLYSEPLVSEELIEPVDAARAREYLLLATLLSAAPSRRLLDQLAALNGDATPLGCAHAGLAAAAANAVAAKVEREHFDLFVGLGRGELLPYASYYLTGFLNERPLSRLRADLAASGIERAANNSEPEDHAAILCEIMAGFAGGRFPASFEEQRAFFDKHVGSWIGQLFADIERAESAIFYRAVGALGRAFIEIEREAFTFAN
- a CDS encoding DUF3306 domain-containing protein; the encoded protein is MSEDKFLARWSRRKQEAKANARQPDPAMPDDMQSAPPPAVKNDEAEFDLSSLPSIDAITSVTDIRQFLRTGIPQELTRAALRRAWSADPAIRDFIGLAENAWDFNDPTAMPGFGPLDCSEAELAAFVDRIFGGLSKAAETLPETPVEVTDSSPELQQVERSSVEIVAEQARPSPVPAASQLTVAESTGGEQPSSPRRTHGGALPR